The sequence below is a genomic window from Silene latifolia isolate original U9 population chromosome 7, ASM4854445v1, whole genome shotgun sequence.
ttccacTCGAGAAGCAAACGTCAAAAACGcagaaaacatactcggtcgagtatgctctactcggtcgagtatgctcaatactcggtcgagctgccacaaccagtagctactgctacgcatacccaaacaacactcggtcgagtgcttggttactcgggcgagtaccccctactcggtcgagtacctgccctgctcggccgtgTCATGCCAAAACGAGTTACTACTAAAATAAGCGTACTTTATACATACATTTCTaccaagatatatatatatatatatatatatatatacgatatGTCACTACCctttgaaagccacataataaacacttaacatgccaacatattccatgctcaaaATCTAATATTGAAAAATTTCAATGCATCTTTCACATGCTATCATATTCCActtcttccaccatatcatccaACTAGTGAACAAAATTCATGCCACAAGTACTACACACATGAATCGACACACAACAGCTTCCCCTCtttgaccggcttgagatcgtaagggccttaatgagactttgggacgtctcccaagtctttgcggtagctccaaacaactctccccgggttcattttatttagactccctaagtttattgggttcattagttttagatgccagaatcgtcgctctgataccactttgtaacactccctcataccaaggtaccttaccatggactaccctagcataaaagactgttaccatctcggttgcccgaggttattatatcaaagttaacaatccaaaacacatttattaaagtgcaactgagtttaacgattacatgtttccaaaaccCAAACCAAGTACAACTGCGAAATatctaacaactacaaagaatgcaaactaagtctcttgacggcggaagctagacttgagtgatgactccccataaccgtcccatagctaaagaactgcatcacctgtcaaaatcttctcaccatccccgaatggatcaccacagattttataaaacaacaacagggtcagttgctgaataatcaaagtaagacaagtacaaaaggcaACCAGATGATCATCATTctcctccggtctcccgatctcacacagtaacagactacacaccgaagtgcgtagccctgccggattacccatcgcaacaggtaatcctcgccaccagtgggggaccgcaaccaatccccacctaagccccgctcatcaacgagcgatatccctgtcccttaatgtgcacatcccctcccgtggcgagttccacggagggcgaactagggtgtgaagtcactcccgcaagtgactctaccacaatcatcacaacaccaacaccatcaccacaCCAACACTACAATAATGATCAATAGACAAACAATCGTACGCAAaacaacataatctcaaatcaattaaaaaggaactgagtagagaaaccctaccttagcacaactgcaagaGACACAAGCAAGGcaatctagaacggctcctctacgaagtccccACCTAACACAATTACATAAACAACAACCACCATATGCAAAACCCCCTTTTTCCCAATTCATAATTCAAGCCAAACCCTAAAAGATTAATCAAATAATTAGGGGAAAACAAGGACTTACCGACGATAGAACAAAAGATGAAGGAACTTGCTAACGATCACACGCACttgggagagatttggagaggattagagcgtcgttgagtgtttaggttttgtaaaaatgtaattagaaactgattaatgcgttttatataactctaatcatctccaaatcaaaccgcggaaataacacccgtcagaccggatactcggtcgagtatagagtataatcggccgagtaccctctactcgttCGAGTATTCCATATAATCGGCCTAGTAGTCTTGGGCAGTAGCCATTCCAGGATACACGacaccccttactcgaccgagtaggccatattcggccgagtacggGCTTAGGAAATCCATAGTATTACAGAAACGGTGGCCTTAGTTGAAAAGTCCTTCCTTAAAAACCCGGTGGACCTTGGTTAAAGGGTTGGGTTTGTTTGTTGGCTTGGAAGTTTGGTGGGTTTTGTGATTTTGATTGGAAAGTGGGGTTTTGTACATTTTGAAAACCATAGGAAAAATTTGGGTGGGCTCTCATTCTGGGGTGATAGTGGTTATTATTGAAAGCTTGTCTAGCCTGACTAGACTCTCATACCCCCATTCACTTATTCCATACAACTCACATCTCCCACCATCAAAGGGAACTTATTTGGTGGATGCCCTTGATCCCCACAAAAGTCACAACTATAAACATGGGCTCTTGGTGAAGAATTATTGGGTGTGGTAGAACTCAACAATGCAACTTGTTGTTTAAGCTCCTCTATCAATCCCTTAACCTCCATGTTATTCACCGACTCAACACTTGCCTTTCCTTTCCTTTTATGACGGTCATTGTTCCAATGAAAAGTTCGAGACGCCATCTCCTCAATCAACTCTTTGGCCGTCTTGTGGTCAATTTTATCGAGTGCCCCTTTCCCCGAACCAGAATCTAGGTTCATCTTCATATCATTGTGCAATCCCTCATAAAAGTTGTTGATGAGATCTTCCTCACCAATCCCATGATGAGGACACAACCTTTGGAGGGCCTTTTATCGTTCCCATGCCTCGTAGAGGGTTTCATCATCGAGTTGAGTGAAGCCTTGGAGCTCACTTTTGATCTTTGCCGTTCTTTGAGGCGGGAAGTATTTGTTCAATAAAGTCTTTGAGACATCATTCCATGTTCTTAGAGAATCAGATTCACAACTCTTGGGCCACTCCTTAGCACTTCCCCTCAAAGAGTAAGGGAATAGCCTAAGGCGGATGGCATCATCCGAAACTCCATTGGCCTTGTACATCTCACAACTATCAAAAGTCATGGAAATGATCATTTGGGTTTTCGGTTGGACCTCCCCCAAATTGATTCCCTTGGACCAATTGTAGTAACGTATCCTTCACTTCAAAGTTGTTTGCTTGAATTGGTGGCTTCACAATACTCGAGTTGACTATTGTTTTTGGAGCCAAATTGTCTCTCATAGGAACCGCAGCCATAACTACTTCTTCGGGAGTCCCAAAAGGATTCTCAAAGAATTCTTGATTACCCGGTTCTTCTAATTCGTCTTCCACTACTAAAGGTTCTTCAACACTTGAACTTGATGCTTCTATCAAACCCCTTCTTCGTAATGCGTTAAGTCTCCTAGCGGTGGCTTCAATTTCAAGGTCAATCTCAAGTGGTGGACCTCTTCGGTTCCGCCTAACCATGCAAAGAAGAACCTACAACACTCAAGAAGAGGATTAGTAACAAAGaaagacttagtctaaactagaataaaacgattaatatctagccttgctccccggcaacggcgccaaaaacttgatgattCAAAGTCTAACCCCCTCGCAAGTGAACGAGTTTGTTGCACTATTAAAGGGTCGAATCCGCAAGGAGCATGAGAGAGTACCAATTGTTTTAAGTCTTTGGTTTAGCTAAGTCGACGCACATTGAGTTGAGATTATAGACTAAACAACTACACTAATCAAAATAAAATGTGAATGAACTAAAAATGGAAATTGAACAACTTAGATTAAGAAATTGTAATTCAAGGATAAGAAAAGCCTAGGACCCGATCTTCCCACCAACAATTCGGGTTTACTATCATAATTCCATTCGACTAGCCATTGGGGTGATACAAAGAGGGAGATGCCTCTAATTCGCCTAATACTCCCCTCTCGGGTTCACATTAGGACACtagttgtaataccccgtattttgataataatttatgagaataatttatgtaattaaataaatagttaaatgacatttctaataataaatacaagtaagacgttaattaaataataaattaagtatacAAGTCGGGAATTGAGTTTAGCTAATATAATATGGGCCGTGTGCTATTGTTTATTGGACCGAAAATTAATAAGTTGGTATGAGTGTAATCGgaatttgtatcgggaattaataattaataataatataatatgggaataataatatataaaggtaataataattatattatattattaagaataataataacaataataataataataataataataataataataataataataataataataataataataataataataataataataataataataataataataataataataataataataataataataataataataataataataataataataataataataataataataataataataataataataataataataataataataataataataataataataataataataataataataataataataataataataataataataataataataataataataataataaaaaaaaaacgctGGAATAAAACGCTGTTATTAAAGATGTTCTGGTCTTATCATCATAACTGTATTTCCATCTGGATGAAATGGTCCAGGGAATACATCTTCAAGCAGTCTTCTGGATGGGATCTTGAGGCTTCTGCCTGCCTTTCACCTATTTGGAAACAAATCCTCATAATCAGGGATGAGTTTGTCACTAAGGTAGGCTCAAAGGAAGAGGCTCAGGGTTTATTCCAGGTCTGGGCTACTGCTGGAAAGCTTCCATTGCAGACTGTCTACTCTATCTTTCACGGGACATCCCATGAGCTTAGGTGGATGAAACCCATCTTAGATGCCATAGTTCTTCCCAAGCATGCTTTTGTAGCCACTTTAGCTGCTCATCATGCGCTGGCAACGGTGGATAACCTTTGTAAAAGGGGGATTCTCATGGTAAATCGCTGTGTCTTGTGTCTCCATGCGTCTGAGACATGCTCTCACTTGTTCTTTGACTGTCCTTACTCAAGGGACCTGATGCAGGGGGTCCTACTTTTGCAAGGCATTAACAGACGAGTCACAAGTCTCAAACATGAATTATACAAGCTTGCTTTGAATAGGAACAAGAATTGGAGGTCTAAGGTAGCTCGGTGCTCTATTGCTGCTGCTATCTACCATTTATGGCAAGAGAGGAACCTGAGGATTTTCAAGGGTGTTAGTCGTGATGTTGACAGGTTACTTAATAGGGTAAAATATGTTGTCTGTGTGCGTATGTATGCttggaacaatgggatctttagTTCTCAAATGCTCCAACTGTTTATAGGGTGATTAGTTGCTGGTTTTTTCTCTATTTGGTAGTGAGCTTTGTAGGTTAGTTGGTTCCTCTTGTAAGAAACTTTATTCCCATTTTCTAATGAGAATTctgatttattgctttattcttgggacagggggcgtgatgtgtgcgtcgacctgacaggttcttcacctttgactcagactgggttggCGGATTTTTGTGCGGGCGGGTTGTCGGCCGATGATctttgctcagcgaaagtgtgctaagtatggggatttgtgcgcggtagcgggttatggtttcctacctttctctttctcttcacttggggagttgagttcggatgctgttgccttgctcaagcggatccagaaattctcggtatctcaggatgctggggctcgggtagccgcttacatttttactcgtattagctttactattgctaagggtgtgggagcccagattgtttctcggctccccaccaatttcatgtaaacttttattcttattttaatgaaagctgcgcgcatcccataataaaaaaaaaaaaaaataataataataataataataataataataataataataataataataataataataataataataataataataataataataataataataataataataataataataataataataataataataataataataataataataataataataataataataataataataataataataataataataataataataataataataataataatataatgatataatggcaattataataataattactatactaattagaataaggtaaattatatagtttcctaattgatctcgcattctctataatcctacactataaataccctattaaatctgagaattaaatcaaaaattaagaggaggagcttttggtGACGGAAATAGCAAGCgataattaataggtaacaacttctaatctcgttttattttcttataaagcTGGATGTgagacgatcttaagacgcttagaaactgacccaaaccttgacggaatcagaccaaactttgggaagtggtacgtgggattgcaagggttggaatgggtgtggtggtggtgtcagggaaggactagggtggcggtggcaggcggtTGAAAGTGGCTGGTCAGAGGGGTTGTGGTTTAGGTCGTGGGTGGTTTTAGAGAGTAATTGAACCCTCTATTggccgagtcttgacctgggtaAGGTGGGCTTGTGACGGGGCTAGTTAGTCGACCatggtggtggtgttggggtgGCGGCAGAAGGTGGTTGGTGCTGGTGGTGGTCGGAAATCGCGAGAACAGGGGAGGGGTTTTAAGGGGATTGTTGGTGTCGTTCTGGGTGTTTGTGGGCTGCCGTGGGTGGTCTTGGTCAGAGGTGAGACCACCGTGGGTCAGGGGAAACCACGTTTGTTGCCACTGGTGGTCGTAGGGTGGTTTAAGAGGTGAGTGAGGGTGTGATGTTGGTTGTGACGAGTTGTGCAGGGGATTATTAGGGCGTGTGTTTGGGGAGCTGCTGGTGGCGGTTTGGGTGGTGGGTTTGGGTTCTGGTGTTCGTCGTGGTGTGGGATAGGAGGTGGCAGGTTTGGTCGGGGCTGATGGTGGTCAAGGAAGTCGTGAAAGACGGGTTTAGGAAGGGTAGTGAACAACGGTTTCGACGGCATTTGTGTTTATGGAGTTTTACGGGAAATTGGGGGATGTTGTACGTGggttgggttttatttatttatgacgagtttttatttgggtgttgaccAGGGTTTTGGGAAGCCGGGTTTCTAATATAATGACTCCTTATTAGTtgtataataattattttataactaataaaataattagtttgGGTTGTTTTAAGACTGAATTTAATTAATGGTTTGAGACGGGTTTTTAATGGGTACTttacgtagtaaatgaattatcGTGATTAATGATTAATTAGTAAGTAATTATACGGGAAATATAATTAAAgcaattaaactataattaacttTATTACTTAAAgaatcgaataattaataattaaattatattattatatatttaggtgacggttttgtgaGGAGCTATTTTATTGGATTGCGTGATTGGAGTGATTGCTCttgaggtaggataactactcaactcgtcttatctttgttggtttgtggaatttatTAAGTTATTGTGAAATTGGTTGgattaatggatgtggattatatatcgttggattatttattgtttgatcaTTTATATTGGAATTccgtttgcattggatacctcagctcgtgtctgagatgatttttttttataattggcATGGCGTGTaagtgaatacctcaacttcggttgggatggtgaatacctcaacttcggttgggatggtgaatacttcaatttcggttggaatgatgaataccccggccagggattggcgggatgaatgggtgtttcgggtgatgagctcagttgttTTGGAATTATATAACATATCATTTCACCTTGACTTGTtattggttattcctactcaacctcgtggttgatagtgtattcgtgaacacctgcggtgaaccgttttatggggagcagatttgacaggtactaaagattagctgactcgggagcattgggatgagagctcgacttggaccgtagttgaattctagatcacataaaataattatatcactttatttgtttccgctgcgagttgtaatattttatactatgttttagttggttaatttgtaataaacatgtattcactaaagttttaatttaaagtacattggtttgttgtactttgttattcactaccttgggaaaccgagatggtaacaatactatttatttgggaatgtctagctaaaggctcctgaataaatgggggtgttacaaagtggtatcagagcaaaacgatcctcaggcctaaccattgaataataatgaacttaggttgtgtctaaataaaatgaaccccgggtagaaactgtttaggAGCCCCTTGTTAGATTAGGGATATGTCCTTTATCTGGCCCTTACAGTTTTGAACCgattaccttgagagatattgaagtatggggtaatttaaaatgaatgttgtttCTTTTCTTAGGAGTTAATTGTTTGCTTTGGATGAGTGTTGTTGTtattgatgattgcggttacaAAGACGTGACCTTGCTTTTATGAGGAACGGAATGTGATAATAATTGATTTTAAGTATGGATATAAAGTGTATGGGTATGAAAAAGTGTGTTGGTACGTATGTGGGAAGtgtaattatgattaacatgtgaagtattacgAAAATTGTGTGAAAATGaaaagaatgtgattttggttgatttctcgaaattttacccttgattgtttttgcTGCGATTTATTGTCTGTCTAAAATTCTTGTCCGAAATTTTATGTGTGATatccttgtgagttagctttcatatgccactagtctcatgttcaaataatatacggtttaggagaaataaatattttagtggacagtggtcgaaATGTTCCTGTACAGTGTTGCCTCCGCGCCATATTTTTGTAAAATCTGCCATTTAAAAATTACGTGAtgatttgttataattccaactccactgtttaatagactcgtATACGTTTCTAAATTGATAGGCCACGttgtaagaaaatattttgacaatttatggtgatttttacaatgTGACCTatgtttctgacaagttgctgtaaaatttctgttccgaccaaataatttataaaatgcattataaattgaccttatgagtttttaaCTTGATTATTTCTCTCATGATTTAGTAACTCGTTGTATGTTCTAAAAAATTATAAGCACTCAAGTAGTAATTAAGCtgttatttattaatgatttttttttgaagttgTAACATGTTGTCTATCCTTGGAAATATAAGATATACGGAAAGTGTTGCCCTAAGCCTGTATCTATTTTGCATCCACGTTTAAGTTAGATGTCATTAGTAAGAAATAAACACGTAAGTAataaatctaaattaattcaaaggttgtagttatttaatttatgtttagtaacttttattatatcattaATCAATATCATGTTGGAGATAATAGTTTTTTTTGTGTATTACGTGTTCTTGAGAAGTTACCATAAATGGTTTGTTTATCCCTGTTGTTTGacattccgaacttcgaggacgaagtttattcttAGGGGgtaggaatgtaatactacataAGTTttgaattattgttgtgataagaTTGTTGTGGTTGGTAATCGAAAAtgattaattatgttgaatggTGCGTAGTTTATAGGtattgtggtagtagttgtgggcgaacttcgggacgaagttcattttaaggggggaagactgtaataccccgtattttgataataatttatgataataatttatgtaattaaataattagttaaatgacatttctaataataaatacaagtaagacgttaattaaataataaatgtcGTGTGCTATTGTTTATTGGACCGAAACTTAATAAGTTGgtatgagtgtaatcgggatttgtatcgggaattaataattaaaaataatataatatgggaataataatatataaaggtaataataattatattaataataataataataataataataataataataagttatggtaataataaattagtaaatattgtatgaaGAAAttctacttatggtaagactaataaatgtaataataataataataataataatataatggcaattataataataataattactatactaattagaataaggtaaattatagagTTTCCTAATTGATCTCgcattctctataatcctacactataaataccctattaaatctgagaattaaatcacaaattaagaggaggagcttttggtgacggaattagcaagcggtaattaataggtaacaacttctaatctcgttttattttcttataaagctgaatgtgagacgatcttaagacgcttagaaactgacccaaaccttgacggaatcggACCAAACGTTTGGAAGTGGTATGTGGgattgcaagggttggaatgggtgtggtggtggtgtcagggaaggcctagggtggcggtggcaggcggctGAAAGTGGCTGATCAGAGGGGTTGTGGTTTAGGTCGTCGATGGTTTTAGAGAGTAATTGAACCCTCTATTCGCCGAGTCTTGACCTGGTTAAGGTGGGGTTGTGACGGGGGTAGTTAGTCGACCatggtggtggtgttggggtgGCGGCAGAAGGTGGTTGGTGCTAGTGGTGGTCGGAAATCGCGAGAACAGGGGAGGGGTTTTAAGGGGATTGTTGGTGTCGTTATGGGTGTTTGTGGGCTACCGTGGGTTTTCTTGGTCAgaggtgggaccaccgtgggtcagggGAAACCACGTTTGTTGCCACTGGTGGTCGTAGGGTGGTTTAAGAGGCGAGTGAGGGTGTGATGTTGGTTGTGACGGGTTGTGCATGGGATTATTAGGGCGTGTGTTTGGGGGCTGCTGGTGGCGGTTTGGGTGGTGGTTTTGGGTTCTGGTGTTCGTCGTGGTGTGGGCTAGGAGGTGGCAGGTTTGGTCGGGGCTGATGGTGGTCAAGGAAGTCGTGAAAGATGGGTTTAGGAAGGGTAGTGAACAACGGTTTCGACGGCATTTGTGTTTATGGAGTATTACGGGAAATTGGGGGATGTTGTACGTGggttgggttttatttatttaagtcgggtttttatttgggtgttgactCGGGTTTTGTGAAGTCGGGTTTTTAATATAATTACTCCTTATTAGTtgtataataattattttataactaataaaataattagtttgGGTTGTTTTAAGACTAAATTTAATTAATGGTTTGAGACGGGTTTTTAATGGGTACTttacgtagtaaatgaattatcGCGATTAATGATTAATTAGTAAGTAATTATACGGGAAATATAATTAAAgcaattaaactataattaacttTATTACTTAAAgaatcgaataattaataattaaattatattattatatatttaggtgacggttttgtgaGGAGCTATTTTATTGGATTGCGTGATTGGAGTGATTGCTctcgaggtaggataactactcaactcgtcttatctttgttggtttgtggaatttatTAAGTTATTGTGAAATTGGTTTgattaatggatgtggattatatatcgttggattatttattgtttgatcaTTTATATTAGAATTCtgtttgcattggatacctcagctcgtgtccgagatgattttttttttataattggcATGACGTGTaagtgaatacctcaacttcggttgggatggtgaatacctcaatttcggttgggatggtgaatacctcaacttcggttggaatgatgaataccccgggccagggattggcgggatgaatgggtgttt
It includes:
- the LOC141590246 gene encoding uncharacterized protein LOC141590246; translation: MFWSYHHNCISIWMKWSREYIFKQSSGWDLEASACLSPIWKQILIIRDEFVTKVGSKEEAQGLFQVWATAGKLPLQTVYSIFHGTSHELRWMKPILDAIVLPKHAFVATLAAHHALATVDNLCKRGILMVNRCVLCLHASETCSHLFFDCPYSRDLMQGVLLLQGINRRVTSLKHELYKLALNRNKNWRSKVARCSIAAAIYHLWQERNLRIFKGVSRDVDRLLNRVKYVVCVRMYAWNNGIFSSQMLQLFIG